The following are from one region of the Bactrocera oleae isolate idBacOlea1 chromosome 6, idBacOlea1, whole genome shotgun sequence genome:
- the Snup gene encoding snurportin-1, with amino-acid sequence MFRNLYKQSGKIITELQEERRRKLLQEQKQNRLLLQDLKRGIDCCDDHNEETTTIKKRSRALQDADGSEYSLQLSEWLRESPENICDWILVPCPKGQRCLVVTYSGRTEMFTKSGRRRMYFHSLLPGGSGARGSKMSTILDCVYSPGEDTFYVLDALVYGNHELVHCEAEFRFFWLRSKFEECPELSVCNTYNKKSFKFLPHYDFENVADVSEAFQRYPFWAENIPQLDGWLFYHKESSYTYGSTPLVGWLFAFMVPDILGIEVNENYERPMNYSNPIIYMDEFDAKLSTTKHRHLTKSSCSKESDTFDTVEIDEEENMDEGDNAELCKVLNSQRKLEIGEQCYRLHVCEEELLQ; translated from the coding sequence ATGTTTCGTAATTTATACAAGCAAAGTGGAAAAATAATAACCGAATTACAAGAGGAGAGACGTAGAAAATTATTACAAGAGCAGAAACAGAATCGTCTGCTTCTACAGGATTTGAAACGTGGTATAGATTGTTGTGATGACCACAACgaggaaacaacaacaattaaaaaaaggtCTAGGGCATTGCAAGATGCAGATGGTTCCGAATATTCCTTGCAGTTATCTGAATGGTTACGAGAGAGTCCCGAGAATATATGTGATTGGATTTTGGTACCATGTCCAAAAGGGCAACGTTGTTTAGTTGTGACTTATAGTGGACGCACTGAAATGTTTACTAAGTCTGGCCGTCGGCGTATGTATTTTCATAGTTTATTGCCCGGTGGCAGTGGTGCCCGCGGAAGTAAAATGAGCACAATACTTGACTGTGTTTATTCACCCGGCGAGGATACATTTTATGTATTGGATGCATTAGTTTATGGCAATCATGAATTGGTTCATTGTGAAGCAGAGTTTCGTTTCTTTTGGTTGCGTTCAAAGTTCGAAGAGTGTCCTGAACTTTCTGTttgtaatacatataataaaaaatcatttaaattccTGCCGCATTatgattttgaaaatgttgctgACGTTTCAGAAGCATTCCAACGCTATCCGTTTTGGGCAGAAAATATACCCCAGTTAGATGGTTGGTTGTTTTATCACAAAGAGTCTAGCTACACCTACGGTTCTACGCCACTAGTCGGTTGGCTTTTTGCGTTTATGGTCCCCGATATACTTGGAATTGAAGTAAACGAGAATTACGAACGTCCGATGAACTATAGCAATCCAATAATTTATATGGATGAGTTCGATGCCAAATTATCAACTACAAAACATCGACATTTAACTAAAAGCTCATGTTCCAAAGAAAGTGATACTTTTGACACGGTTGAAATAGATGAGGAGGAAAATATGGACGAAGGCGACAATGCTGAATTATGTAAAGTGCTTAATTCGCAACGCAAATTAGAAATCGGAGAACAATGTTACCGCCTTCATGTCTGCGAAGAAGAATTGCTTCAAtag
- the LOC106619217 gene encoding uncharacterized protein → MVIQRSWKILSDAGSSSASSTEANRSPGGMQSSSDDSNCSNQTTHSMVTSIASPPTIKLEGQATQQAVQQSIAPTLTGVNSAIAMNISNMMSNDTTKYVTTPHMAETMLQRLRQRLSCPVQVSGTGATAESAVRSLELLRISIQQSFDHEIDVVIKHYMETYFKPAFKNIKENLGQNVVSEEILQKMSCALLENAKAQYNPYRTLKQPLACVSVSSKNITPQYPVGETTSLRFAVRRPPPKHVEFSELPTKKLLTVASQQQLQTINQSAESNTTEGTGNVKTILNSSSNQQRQIQTPGSFTVSAAPVRRQIFWNTAHISVTTKFVLDVQANQAFGFGTDGKERLASKHPELIRYLPDNEDRDWLSSQNVIAPQNRNSRFLFLIYEEVCRLKQTHELYRAKTNIDISIMNTFTVPEFMIQKMKLFFVDLNIKSRGLITNSFSVGVGTQGNSHLRNALLQGIAAQNNNSGGSSIKTMSSSNTVSPVSPINTFIKNNKSNANVGSSNIATSSSDANPLAKPSTLSSSHATLTALLNNSSNPPSQDKNVTANTRK, encoded by the exons ATGGTAATTCAACGCAGTTGGAAAATTTTAAGCGATGCTGGGTCGTCTTCCGCTTCTTCAACGGAGGCTAATAGGTCGCCTGGTGGCATGCAATCCTCTTCTGATGACTCCAACTGTTCCAATCAAACTACACACTCGATGGTCACAAGCATAGCGAGTCCTCCAACCATAAAATTGGAAGGCCAAGCGACACAACAAGCAGTACAACAATCGATCGCGCCAACATTGACAGGCGTTAACAGCGCCATTGCTATGAATATATCCAACATGATGTCAAATGACACCACG AAATATGTGACCACACCTCACATGGCTGAAACAATGTTACAAAGGTTGAGACAACGTTTGAGCTGTCCTGTACAAGTTAGCGGCACAGGAGCAACTGCTGAATCAGCGGTGCGTTCTCTGGAATTGCTACGTATTAGTATTCAACAGTCTTTTGACCATGAAATAGATGTCGTAATTAAACATTATATGGAG ACGTATTTTAAACCCGCATTTAAGAACATAAAGGAGAATTTAGGTCAAAACGTTGTCTCAGAAGAGATT CTTCAAAAGATGTCTTGTGCTTTACTGGAGAACGCTAAAGCACAGTATAATCCATACCGTACTTTAAAACAGCCGCTTGCCTGTGTTTCTGTTAGTAGCAAAAATATTACACCACAATATCCTGTTGGAGAGACAACCAGCTTGCGTTTCGCAGTGCGACGTCCACCACCTAAACATGTGGAATTTAGTGAACTACCCACAAAGAAGCTACTAACAGTCGCTTCACAACAACAGCTACAGACAATCAACCAAAGTGCTGAATCTAATACAACAGAGGGTACAGGAAATGTAAAAACTATTCTTAATTCATCTTCAAATCAACAGAGACAAATACAGACACCGGGTTCGTTTACTGTTTCCGCTGCACCTGTGCGAAGACAAATTTTTTGGAATACAGCACATATCTCCGTAACAACTAAATTTGTGTTAGATGTACAGGCTAACCAAGCTTTTGGTTTTGGCACGGATGGTAAAGAGCGTTTGGCAAGTAAGCACCCAGAACTAATACGCTACTTGCCCGATAACGAAGATCGCGATTGGTTAAGTTCTCAAAACGTTATAGCGCCGCAAAATCGTAATTCACGGtttctatttttaatatacGAAGAAGTGTGCCGATTAAAACAAACTCATGAATTATATCGGGCAAAAACTAATATTGATATCAGTATTATGAATACGTTTACGGTGCCCGAATTTATGATTCAAAAGATGAAACTTTTCTTTGTGGACTTAAACATAAAGAGCCGCGGTTTGATTACAAACTCCTTTTCGGTTGGCGTCGGCACACAGGGCAATAGTCACTTACGAAATGCTCTGCTACAAGGTATTGCCGCACAGAACAACAATAGCGGTGGAAGCAGTATTAAAACAATGAGCTCATCCAACACAGTAAGCCCAGTTTCGCCGATTAACACTTTCATCAAAAACAATAAGAGTAATGCTAATGTTGGAAGTAGCAATATAGCCACCAGTTCCAGTGATGCAAATCCACTTGCAAAACCCAGCACGTTAAGCTCATCGCATGCAACACTCACAGCTTTGCTCAATAACTCGTCTAATCCGCCTTCCCAAGACAAAAATGTCACAGCTAATACACGCAAATAA
- the TpnC73F gene encoding troponin C, whose protein sequence is MSSVDEDLTPEQIAVLQKAFNSFDHQKTGSIPTEMVADILRLMGQPFDKKILEELIEEVDEDKSGRLEFEEFVQLAAKFIVEEDAEAMQKELREAFRLYDKQGNGFIPTTCLKEILKELDDQLTEAELDIMIEEIDSDGSGTVDFDEFMEMMTGE, encoded by the exons ATGAGTTCCGTA GACGAAGACCTGACACCTGAACAAATTGCAG TACTCCAGAAAGCCTTTAACAGCTTTGACCACCAGAAAACCGGAAGCATACCAACCGAAATGGTAGCGGATATTTTGCGTTTGATGGGACAACCGTTCGATAAGAAAATCTTAGAGGAACTAATTGAAGAAGTAGATGAAGACa AATCCGGTCGTTTGGAGTTTGAGGAGTTCGTGCAGTTGGCTGCCAAGTTTATCGTCGAAGAAGATGCCGAAGCTATGCAAAAGGAGTTGAGGGAAGCTTTCCGCTTATACGATAAACAAGGCAACGGTTTCATCCCAACAACTTGTTTAAAAGAGATTCTCAAAGAGTTGGACGATCAACTGACCGAAGCAGAACTTGATATTATGATTGAGGAGATTGATTCGGATGGGTCTGGCACGGTGGACTTTGATG aatttatgGAAATGATGACCGGGGAATAG